The following is a genomic window from Oryzias latipes chromosome 12, ASM223467v1.
GACGCGGGGGGCGCTGTTGCTGAGGAGAAACTGGACTCGGAAAATGTGAAGGGAACGTTCCCCTGCGAGTGGTGCGACTATCAGACTGATCAGAAAGACAGCTGGACTGATCATGTGGCTAAAGAGCACAGTGATAAGGTCAACGTGGTTTCCAGCGGTGCAAAACTGGAAGAGGAGGCAGGGGCTCCTTCACCCAAACCCGACACTCCCTCGTCTGCAGAAAGCCCAACCACATCGAAGGTCAGCTGTGCTGGAAAGGAGGACTCAACGGGTCCAACTCCTgagaaaatgttggaaaacGCAACAGCAGACATCGCAAACATCCAGTACACACACATAAGCGCTGCAACGCCCAACAGCACAGGTTCGTCCATTTTGTCCAAAAGGTTTGTCTCGACCAACTGTGTCATCAACACAAACTTAGCCAACGACGAGGACTCTAGGAGCAGCTTGGAAGACGACGATGAAGAGCTGGACATGGATGATCCCAGCTACACCGGAACGCTGTCTGCAGATGCAAAGCAGCTGTTAACAGACGACGACAACAAATTACTGGAAACAAAAGGAATACCCTTCAGAAAGTACATGAACCGTTTCCAGTGCCCCTTCTGCTCCTTCCTCACCATGCACAGGCGGAGCATTTCCCGCCACATCGAAAACATCCACCTTTCCGGGAAGGCCACCGTGTACAAGTGTGACGAATGCCCTTTCATTTGCACCAGCCCCTTGAAGCTCGGCACACACAAGCAGACCCACAGCCCCTCAGATTTAGAGACCTTAGACCTCACGGGTGACAGTCCGGAGCCTCCGAATGATGGCGCCACGGAGTCGGTTAACGGCGGGAGCATCAGCACCAGAGTGAACGGAAAAAAGGCAACCAGCACGCCAAATGACCAGCAGAACCCCCATCGCTGCACCCTCTGCAGTTTCTCCACCACGACTCTGAAAGGTCTGAGGGTCCACCAGCAGCATAAGCATTCCTACTGTGATGACCTAGATTCATCTGTCTTTGAAAGCCAGATTACAGACAACACGGATTCAGAGGTGGAAGCTTCTCCGATCTTTGtgcaaaaaacacagacacccATTTTGGGACTTGCCACCAAAAAACCCTTAGTATCAGGGAAACGAGCCAGGAAGTCCATTAATGACTTGCCTCTGGATTTGTCCTCGGTGAAAAAGAGGACCAGAATCGATGAAATTGCCAGCAACCTTCAAAGTAAGATAAGCCAAAGCCAGCAAGACATGATTATAAATCTGGATGACATGGAAGATGAGGATGCTGGAGAAAATAGTGCCAGTGCTGACGAAGGCCGAAActatgacaacaacaaaatcttTGCCTACAACACTCATCAGCTTCTTGCGGTGGAGGGTGCGTCCTCTCACGAAGGAGTCAGAAtagggaaaagaaaaagtaacccCAAGTCAAAGCCTAGGAGCATTCCCATATCCCTCATGCTCTCCGACGACGGCGAAAACATGTCGGTTGATCCGAGCGACCACGCGCTCCAGGATACCATGGACTACTCAGATGAGCCTGGAACTACACGCTTCTACTGTAAACACTGTGATTACCACAACAAGTCGGCTCGAAGCGTCAGCACCCATTACCAGAGGATGCACCCTTATATAAAGTTTAGCTTTAAGTACATCCTGGACCCAGAAGATCAGAGCGCAGTCTTCCGCTGCTTGGAGTGCTACATCGAATACACCAATTATAATGATTTGCATCAACACTACATGGATCACCACCCCGAGGCGAGCAACGTGCTCAACTTCAACCAGCCACACCTGTTATACATGTGCCGCTTTTGCTCATACACTAGCCCCAACGTCAGGAGCCTGATGCCCCATTACCAAAGAATGCATCCCACCGTCAAAATTAACAACGCCATGATCTTCTCCAGCTACATCGTCGAGCAGACTCACAAATCGGGGGAGTCACAAACTCTGAGAGAAATTTTAAACTCCGGCCCCAAGAATTTTAATTCGTCCTCACCGGGGCCCAGGTCTTCCTCCAGCCCAGTGCTCAAGTCTGTCCCACGCTCCCCTGAAGCCAGCTCTGAGGCCGAGTCTCTCAAGGAGTCTGCAAGTGGCAATGTGGTATTGTATGACTGTGATGTGTGCTCCTTCGCCAGCCCCAACATGCACTCGGTGCTGGTCCACTACCAGAAGAAGCACCCGGAGCAAAAAGCTTCGTATTTTCGTATCCAGAAAACCATGAAAGTGATCTCTGTGGATCAGTCGCAGCCCGTAGCCAACTCCTCTTTCAGCCCCAGCATGTCCACCACGGCCAAACGGCAGAGTGCAGCGCTGTACGGCTCTGACGAAGACATGTACTACTGTAAACACTGCGTCTACAGCAACAGATCTGTTGTTGGGGTCCTGGTCCATTATCAGAAACGCCACCCAGAGGTGAAGGTGACGGCTAAGTACATCAAACACGGCCCTCCCACCCCAGCCCTTATTAAGCTGATGGATGATTTGCAGATAGCAGCTCCTAAGCAGTTTTTGAAGCAGCTTCAAAATAACGGCTACGATGGCTCCAGTAATTCCAGTCCCAAACCAGGCGGCAGTGATAAAGGAAAGGACGAGCTCTTTTTCTGTCAGCACTGTGATTACGGCAACCGCACCGTCAAAGGAGTTCTCATTCACTACCAGAAGAAGCACAGGGAGACGAAGGCCAATGCCGACCTCGTGCGTCGCCACACCGCAGTGGTGAGGAGCCAACGCGAGCGTGCTCAGATGGTCCAGGCAGGCAGTGCCTCGTCTGCTGCTACCTCAGCGCCATCAGACCCTGAAAACGCGGCACCTCTACGCTCCCTTAAGTGCAGACACTGTTCCTTTACATCCCCCTACGTTTATGCCCTGAAGAAGCACCTGAAGAAGGAGCACCCCACTGTGAAGGCAACAGCTATGACCATTTTACACTGGGCTTACCAGGACGGCATTCTGGAGGCGGGCTATCACTGTGAGTGGTGCATATACTCCCATTCTGAGCCCCAGGGCCTGCTGCTCCACTACCAAAAACGCCACCCGGAACACAACGTAGACTACGCCTACATGGCCAGTAAACTGTGGGCCGGGCCTGAAACCACCCAGCAAGGGGGCAGCATGGAGGGCAAACATTACAAATGCAAAGACTGTGCCTTTGAGGCGTGCTCTATATGGGACATCACCAGTCACTACCAAGCTGTCCACCCCTGGGCTATCAAAGAGGACGAATCAGTGCTACTGGATATCATCAAAGGAAACGGCTCAGACGAGAACATCCACCAGCAGGTTGCCAAGGAACACGAATCTCTGAATTGCCAGGTTATTGATGATGACGGAGCTCTTGTCATTGACACTTCACCTCAAGAAAGCACTGCTCATCCCTCCCACCCACGCCTCTCCATCTCCAATAATCCTTACCAATGCACTGTATGTCTGTCGGAATATAACAGCCTCCATGGCCTCCTCACCCACTACGGGAAAAAGCACCCGGGCATGAAAGTAAAAGCTGCAGATTTTGCACAGGAGGCAGACATCAACCCCAGCTCCGTGTACAAATGCCGCCACTGTCCTTACGTGAACTCTCGCATCCACGGCGTCCTCACCCATTACCAGAAAAGACACCCACTGGTGAAAGTCACCGCTGAAGACTTTGCGGATGACATAGAACAGATCACGGAGCTGCACGATGGAGATGATAAGTTCAAAACCCAGAGGCAAGGCTATGGTGCGTACAGGTGTAAAATGTGTCCGTACACTCACGGGACGCTGGAGAAACTCAAAATCCATTATGAGAAATACCACAATCAGTCCGCCTCGGACATGTTCACGGCATCCATGACACACTTCACCCAGTGCAAAGACACGGAGCCAGTGGCAGAGTGCAGCGTCGGCAACACGTCAACGGTACAAGTTCAGGAGGTAAGCGAGCTGGACTTCGCCCTGTCTCAGTTACCCATCAATAAAACAGAGAAGCACGCCGTGTTCAAGTGTCAGCTCTGCAAGTACTTCTGCTCCACCAGGAAGGGCATCGCGCGCCACTACCGCATTAAACACAACAACGTGCGCGCTCAGCCAGAGGGCAAAAACAACGTCTTCAAATGTGCTCTGTGTTCATACACTAACCCCATACGCAAAGGCTTGGCAGCCCACTACCAAAAGCGACACGACATCGACGCATATTACACTCATTGTCTGGCTGCTTCAAAGACGATTAGCGAAAAGCCCTGTAAAGTGCTAGCGCCAATGTCCTCCGAAGGGGCAAGTTCAGAAATGAGCGAAGATCTGCGCTTGGCTATAGAGAGCCGACGCTGCAATCTCTGCGGCTTCCAAGCCTTCAGCAGGAAGAGCATCGTCTCCCACTACATTAAACGCCACCCGGGCGTCTTCCCCAAAAAGCAGCACGCTAGCAAGCTTGGCCGCTATTTCACCGTCATTTACGCCAAAGAGCCGGATAAAGATGACAGCGCATCTGCGGAGGAAGACAAGGAAATCCTGGAGGTTCCGTTTGAGCCAGAGCAGGAGACGGATAATGACTGGCTGCCGTTCAAATGTCTAAAATGCTTCAAGTTATCCTTTCGCACCGGCCAGCTCCTCTCTATGCACTATAATGACCATCACAATGCAGACTTAAGGAGAGACTTCCTGGTGTCGTCTGATCCGGAGGACGAAAACGAGGATTTATACCAATGTTCTCACTGTGAACTGAAGTTCCTGGCTCTCCCTGATCTGGCCAAACATCTTCTGAACCACAACGAGGAATTCCAGAAGAGAGCCATGAGGCAGGAGAGACGGAGACAGCTTATAAGCAAACAGAAAACCGAGTTGCTGGACCACAAACTAGACAAGGTGAGCATGAAAAGGTTCTATTTACTGAAATGACTGAGAAATCGGGTTTTCAACTAAAACTATCCTAAAAAGCTAGAGCTTGCCTAGTGTTTTAAAAGTTTGATagctttaacattttaatcTGACAGATATTGAACCCATATTGGAAAACTGAAAATAGAGACAACGTATGGagaaaataccattttattttgctattgcaaatcatttttatttgcttatttaaaggacgaacaaatgttttattttctgtcttcagGAATCTCCTTTAGGTAAAACACCGGTGGGGTACAGGTGCAACTTTTGCATTGAAATTCACCCGACCCTCCGGGCAATCTGCAACCACCTAAGGAAACATGTCCAGTATGGAGAGGTCAAGGAGGGGCAGATCAAGGTTTGGAAGctaatttgtacttttttaaacacaagaaaacacagttttctttttgcaccaGGGTGGATGTTACATGAAAACATACATTCCACCAAAGTACATTTATGTGTTTAAAGCACTACTTCCTATTATTCTGTAGTGCCTTTTAGGCAGATGCACATAAATGACATAAGCTAgcagctttgtggactttctgCTCATATCTGCaggtttttatacatttatcaCTAAAGCCATTAAACTGCAACAATAGTTTGAACTCTTTTTGCCTAATTTTCTAACTGATGTGGGTTGACTTACTTTATAGCACCTTTAACAGCTTTTAGAATAGAAAATACGTCAATTTTAACCTCTTAAGAATCAAGTTCTTGTTTGGTATGCAGGGGTAGGGCTACCGGGGAGCAAAGGGGGGAAGCTGCGCACCTAGCAAAAGCTTTGTCTTACACTTGGCCCCCTACAGATTTTGAGTTAATATTAGTCTAATGATTGACAAAGATTAATAAATCATCAGCACAAGCCTCTTTAAGCACTacaaaaaatagcaaaagaaatctttttgactaaaataaaaaaacattttaataataaaactgaTATTTGTAATCATTtatttgtaatggccttccatTCTGGTGTTTTGCCCCCCATGTGGACACCAGGTCTTAAGGGGTCAAATGTTTGTTCAGTTTTGGGATTCTGGTGAGGATTTGTTGTGTCACGAAACTCAATTTTACAACAAGGGTTGTTTTAGTGAAAGCATGGGAAACTAAAACAGGATTAAAAATTGAGACCAAATTGTTCTAAATGTGTTGACCAACAGATTAGATAAAATAATCTTTAGAGCACATCCCTTTACTGAGCAGAGGTTTGGATAACTGTGGAGGAGAACCTGCTCTGACAGGAAGACACCTCCTTCTGTCTGCCATAGaggagacaaacaaacaaaaacgcaAGAACATCCGTGTGAAAACAAAAGAGACAAGTTAGTAACAATGGTCCATACATATGTGGACCATGAAAGAATAAAGATgaggaaataataataaaaataacaatacttAGTAGCCTCTACTTAGGGAACTTAGTAGCCTCTatatcacagctacaagc
Proteins encoded in this region:
- the znf462 gene encoding zinc finger protein 462 isoform X4, producing MEALQCDGCDFRADSYDDLKNHIQEVHTAFLQPADADESDSVRDENGDEEEVEEYADKDDKDYTPAKAGMSPSSTQSPSQASARSTAESHPSFFQCKFCVRYFRSKGFLRNHTRKVHNVVEQDSDTSAKQPRDTVKVPNSKGYFCEHCTYKSKYQARVLKHQLMCHKAPSNTAGDDAGGAVAEEKLDSENVKGTFPCEWCDYQTDQKDSWTDHVAKEHSDKVNVVSSGAKLEEEAGAPSPKPDTPSSAESPTTSKVSCAGKEDSTGPTPEKMLENATADIANIQYTHISAATPNSTGSSILSKRFVSTNCVINTNLANDEDSRSSLEDDDEELDMDDPSYTGTLSADAKQLLTDDDNKLLETKGIPFRKYMNRFQCPFCSFLTMHRRSISRHIENIHLSGKATVYKCDECPFICTSPLKLGTHKQTHSPSDLETLDLTGDSPEPPNDGATESVNGGSISTRVNGKKATSTPNDQQNPHRCTLCSFSTTTLKGLRVHQQHKHSYCDDLDSSVFESQITDNTDSEVEASPIFVQKTQTPILGLATKKPLVSGKRARKSINDLPLDLSSVKKRTRIDEIASNLQSKISQSQQDMIINLDDMEDEDAGENSASADEGRNYDNNKIFAYNTHQLLAVEGASSHEGVRIGKRKSNPKSKPRSIPISLMLSDDGENMSVDPSDHALQDTMDYSDEPGTTRFYCKHCDYHNKSARSVSTHYQRMHPYIKFSFKYILDPEDQSAVFRCLECYIEYTNYNDLHQHYMDHHPEASNVLNFNQPHLLYMCRFCSYTSPNVRSLMPHYQRMHPTVKINNAMIFSSYIVEQTHKSGESQTLREILNSGPKNFNSSSPGPRSSSSPVLKSVPRSPEASSEAESLKESASGNVVLYDCDVCSFASPNMHSVLVHYQKKHPEQKASYFRIQKTMKVISVDQSQPVANSSFSPSMSTTAKRQSAALYGSDEDMYYCKHCVYSNRSVVGVLVHYQKRHPEVKVTAKYIKHGPPTPALIKLMDDLQIAAPKQFLKQLQNNGYDGSSNSSPKPGGSDKGKDELFFCQHCDYGNRTVKGVLIHYQKKHRETKANADLVRRHTAVVRSQRERAQMVQAGSASSAATSAPSDPENAAPLRSLKCRHCSFTSPYVYALKKHLKKEHPTVKATAMTILHWAYQDGILEAGYHCEWCIYSHSEPQGLLLHYQKRHPEHNVDYAYMASKLWAGPETTQQGGSMEGKHYKCKDCAFEACSIWDITSHYQAVHPWAIKEDESVLLDIIKGNGSDENIHQQVAKEHESLNCQVIDDDGALVIDTSPQESTAHPSHPRLSISNNPYQCTVCLSEYNSLHGLLTHYGKKHPGMKVKAADFAQEADINPSSVYKCRHCPYVNSRIHGVLTHYQKRHPLVKVTAEDFADDIEQITELHDGDDKFKTQRQGYGAYRCKMCPYTHGTLEKLKIHYEKYHNQSASDMFTASMTHFTQCKDTEPVAECSVGNTSTVQVQEVSELDFALSQLPINKTEKHAVFKCQLCKYFCSTRKGIARHYRIKHNNVRAQPEGKNNVFKCALCSYTNPIRKGLAAHYQKRHDIDAYYTHCLAASKTISEKPCKVLAPMSSEGASSEMSEDLRLAIESRRCNLCGFQAFSRKSIVSHYIKRHPGVFPKKQHASKLGRYFTVIYAKEPDKDDSASAEEDKEILEVPFEPEQETDNDWLPFKCLKCFKLSFRTGQLLSMHYNDHHNADLRRDFLVSSDPEDENEDLYQCSHCELKFLALPDLAKHLLNHNEEFQKRAMRQERRRQLISKQKTELLDHKLDKESPLGKTPVGYRCNFCIEIHPTLRAICNHLRKHVQYGEVKEGQIKQEVSDVPLMLPLKNLTNGDLDGEEAAEVDGLERPGASTMGSPYSPASGGDSGGLPVAVETLDQETDSIEGKSAALVAAARAAVSDNQLKLRLAAGGHACAQCDRVFMSMQGLRSHERSHSAMALFSREDKYSCQYCQFVSPFRHNLDRHMQTHHGHHKPFKCKFCPFKSAYASRLKSHLLKAHTGEQHTYKCLSCPFSTMTISQLKEHSLRDHGEALTLHKLRAASQAAHAALRTSRMIASMEQTPMLSDGRHLPRWPAGLLLTPCHGLGVFEAPQLRLAH